Proteins from a single region of Apium graveolens cultivar Ventura chromosome 7, ASM990537v1, whole genome shotgun sequence:
- the LOC141671948 gene encoding tyrosine--tRNA ligase, chloroplastic/mitochondrial-like has protein sequence MVTATLPCLLKTLFTHHHPKLSLSSFTRHHRLSTFSLYTSSETHFSSSSNTSTQTPQKNIIKILQQRGLLESVTSESLTTICTTTPLKVYCGFDPTAESLHIGNLLGLIVLSWFLRCGHAPFALIGGATGRVGDPSGKTLERPELDVLTLENNVSCISNIVKKILGDNVVILNNYDWWKDVSFLDFLKNVGRFARIGTMLGKESVKRRLEMSESGLSFTEFSYQLLQGYDFVHLFQNMGVSVQIGGSDQWGNITAGTDLIRKILQTDGAYGVTFPLLLKSDGTKFGKSEDGAVWLSPSMLSPYKFYQYFFNVPDADVVRFLKILTFLSLEEIGVVEEQMGKSGYVPNTAQRKLAEEVTRFVHGQDGLEEALKATEALKPGAETKLDWKAIEGIAEDVPSFSMGLDQVLNCGILDLSVSTGLLDSKSAARRLLKQGGLYLNNCRVDAEGKKIEVEDIVEGKVLLLSAGKKNKMIVRIS, from the coding sequence ATGGTGACGGCTACATTACCCTGTTTACTCAAAACCCTCTTCACTCACCACCACCCCAAACTCTCTCTCTCCTCTTTCACTAGGCACCACCGTCTCTCCACTTTCTCTCTCTACACCTCCTCAGAAACCCATTTCTCATCTTCATCAAACACTTCCACTCAAACCCCACAAAAAAACATCATCAAAATCCTCCAACAAAGAGGCCTTTTAGAATCAGTCACCTCTGAATCACTCACCACTATTTGCACAACCACTCCTCTCAAAGTCTACTGTGGCTTTGACCCAACTGCTGAATCACTTCATATAGGTAATTTACTTGGTCTTATTGTCCTTTCTTGGTTTTTAAGATGTGGGCATGCTCCTTTTGCTTTAATTGGTGGTGCTACGGGTCGGGTCGGTGACCCATCTGGTAAAACTCTCGAAAGACCCGAACTTGATGTACTAACTCTTGAAAATAATGTTTCTTGTATTTCGAATATTGTTAAGAAGATTCTTGGTGATAATGTTGTCATTTTGAATAATTATGATTGGTGGAAAGATGTTAGCTTTCTTGATTTTTTGAAGAATGTGGGTAGGTTTGCTAGGATTGGGACTATGTTGGGAAAAGAAAGTGTTAAGAGGAGGTTGGAAATGTCCGAATCGGGTCTTAGTTTTACGGAATTTAGTTATCAGCTTTTACAAGGGTATGATTTTGTGCATTTGTTTCAGAATATGGGGGTTAGTGTTCAGATAGGTGGGAGTGATCAATGGGGTAATATTACGGCTGGGACGGATCTTATTAGGAAGATTTTGCAGACGGATGGTGCGTATGGGGTTACTTTTCCGCTTTTGTTGAAGAGTGATGGGACTAAGTTTGGGAAATCGGAGGATGGGGCTGTTTGGCTTTCGCCGTCTATGTTGTCTCCTTATAAGTTTTATCAGTATTTTTTTAATGTCCCGGATGCTGATGTTGTGAGGTTTTTGAAGATTTTAACTTTTTTGAGTTTGGAGGAGATTGGTGTTGTTGAGGAACAAATGGGGAAGTCTGGGTATGTTCCGAATACGGCCCAACGGAAGTTGGCTGAGGAAGTGACAAGATTTGTTCATGGACAAGATGGTTTAGAGGAGGCCTTGAAGGCAACCGAGGCCTTGAAGCCTGGTGCTGAGACTAAGTTGGATTGGAAGGCGATTGAGGGGATTGCTGAGGATGTTCCCTCGTTTTCTATGGGATTAGATCAAGTTTTGAATTGCGGTATACTGGATTTGTCAGTTTCGACTGGTTTGCTAGATAGTAAATCTGCTGCTAGGAGACTTTTGAAACAAGGTGGATTGTATTTGAACAATTGTAGGGTTGATGctgaaggaaagaagattgaggtTGAAGATATCGTGGAAGGAAAAGTTCTGCTGCTATCTGCAGGCAAAAAAAATAAGATGATCGTTAGAATATCTTGA